GGCGTCCCGGACCACTCAGGATCTGTGCGACAAGGGCTTCCTCGAACGCCGGGAGGACTCGACGCTACGGGCCGGCGGCGCCTTCTTCGCCACGGCGGCGTCCCTGCACCCCGGCCTGGTCCGCGGCAGCCGCCCGCTCCTTCGCCGCCTCGCCGTCACCCACGGCGCGGGCGCCCGGCTCTCCGTCCTCGACGGCGTCCAGGTCAGGCTGGTGCGCGCCGAGTCGGCCTCGGGCATCGCCCACGAGCGGCTCGCCCCGGCGAGTCTGGTCACCCCGTGCTGGTGCACCGGCGCGGGGCGCGCACTTCTGCTCGACCACACCCCGGGGGAGATCGCCGCGCTCCTGGACGACTACGAGCTGATCGGGGTGGGCGGCCCCGAGGCGGCCCGTTCCGTCGAGGAACTCGTCGCCGCCAACGACCGCGACCGCCTGCGCGGCATCGTCA
This Streptomyces sp. NBC_00377 DNA region includes the following protein-coding sequences:
- a CDS encoding IclR family transcriptional regulator domain-containing protein translates to MTTNEPAPGPTAKGTASSLRMALRIVNTVLERETSGRTGFNVSRLADEVGVERSKASRTTQDLCDKGFLERREDSTLRAGGAFFATAASLHPGLVRGSRPLLRRLAVTHGAGARLSVLDGVQVRLVRAESASGIAHERLAPASLVTPCWCTGAGRALLLDHTPGEIAALLDDYELIGVGGPEAARSVEELVAANDRDRLRGIVTARGEFEHGVIEYAVPVRDADGRIRAALSVVGRQHDLLPHERTIEADLATAAATLAGALDGGAR